The following coding sequences lie in one Pseudorca crassidens isolate mPseCra1 chromosome 2, mPseCra1.hap1, whole genome shotgun sequence genomic window:
- the DDAH1 gene encoding N(G),N(G)-dimethylarginine dimethylaminohydrolase 1 isoform X5, with amino-acid sequence MVDLMKEALEKLQLNIVEMKDENATLDGGDVLFTGREFFVGLSKRTNQRGAEILADTFKDYAVSTVPVVEALHLKSFCSMAGPNLIAIGSSESAQKALKIMQQMSDHRYDKLTVPDDTAANCLYLNIPDKGHVLLHRTPEEYPESAKVYEKLKDHMLIPVSHSEMEKVDGLLTCCSILINKKVES; translated from the exons gTTGACCTGATGAAAGAAGCATTAGAAAAACTTCAGCTCAACATAGTAGAGATGAAAGATGAAAATGCAACCTTAGATGGTGGAGATGTCTTATTCACAG GCAGAGAATTTTTTGTGGGCCTTTCCAAAAGGACAAATCAACGAGGTGCTGAAATCTTGGCTGATACTTTTAAG GACTATGCGGTCTCCACAGTCCCAGTGGTCGAAGCTTTGCACTTGAAGAGTTTCTGCAGCATGGCTGGGCCTAACCTAATCGCAATTGGATCCAGTGAATCTGCACAGAAGGCTCTCAAG ATCATGCAACAGATGAGTGACCACCGCTACGACAAACTCACTGTGCCTGATGACACGGCCGCAAACTGCTTATATCTAAATATCCCCGATAAAGGCCACGTCTTGCTGCACCGAACCCCAGAAGAGTATCCAGAAAGtgcaaag GTTTATGAAAAGCTCAAGGACCATATGCTGATCCCCGTGAGCCATTCTGAAATGGAAAAGGTGGACGGGCTGCTAACCTGCTGCTCGATTTTAATTAACAAGAAAGTAGAGTCCTGA
- the DDAH1 gene encoding N(G),N(G)-dimethylarginine dimethylaminohydrolase 1 isoform X4: protein MNVDLMKEALEKLQLNIVEMKDENATLDGGDVLFTGREFFVGLSKRTNQRGAEILADTFKDYAVSTVPVVEALHLKSFCSMAGPNLIAIGSSESAQKALKIMQQMSDHRYDKLTVPDDTAANCLYLNIPDKGHVLLHRTPEEYPESAKVYEKLKDHMLIPVSHSEMEKVDGLLTCCSILINKKVES from the exons gTTGACCTGATGAAAGAAGCATTAGAAAAACTTCAGCTCAACATAGTAGAGATGAAAGATGAAAATGCAACCTTAGATGGTGGAGATGTCTTATTCACAG GCAGAGAATTTTTTGTGGGCCTTTCCAAAAGGACAAATCAACGAGGTGCTGAAATCTTGGCTGATACTTTTAAG GACTATGCGGTCTCCACAGTCCCAGTGGTCGAAGCTTTGCACTTGAAGAGTTTCTGCAGCATGGCTGGGCCTAACCTAATCGCAATTGGATCCAGTGAATCTGCACAGAAGGCTCTCAAG ATCATGCAACAGATGAGTGACCACCGCTACGACAAACTCACTGTGCCTGATGACACGGCCGCAAACTGCTTATATCTAAATATCCCCGATAAAGGCCACGTCTTGCTGCACCGAACCCCAGAAGAGTATCCAGAAAGtgcaaag GTTTATGAAAAGCTCAAGGACCATATGCTGATCCCCGTGAGCCATTCTGAAATGGAAAAGGTGGACGGGCTGCTAACCTGCTGCTCGATTTTAATTAACAAGAAAGTAGAGTCCTGA
- the DDAH1 gene encoding N(G),N(G)-dimethylarginine dimethylaminohydrolase 1 isoform X6 has protein sequence MKEALEKLQLNIVEMKDENATLDGGDVLFTGREFFVGLSKRTNQRGAEILADTFKDYAVSTVPVVEALHLKSFCSMAGPNLIAIGSSESAQKALKIMQQMSDHRYDKLTVPDDTAANCLYLNIPDKGHVLLHRTPEEYPESAKVYEKLKDHMLIPVSHSEMEKVDGLLTCCSILINKKVES, from the exons ATGAAAGAAGCATTAGAAAAACTTCAGCTCAACATAGTAGAGATGAAAGATGAAAATGCAACCTTAGATGGTGGAGATGTCTTATTCACAG GCAGAGAATTTTTTGTGGGCCTTTCCAAAAGGACAAATCAACGAGGTGCTGAAATCTTGGCTGATACTTTTAAG GACTATGCGGTCTCCACAGTCCCAGTGGTCGAAGCTTTGCACTTGAAGAGTTTCTGCAGCATGGCTGGGCCTAACCTAATCGCAATTGGATCCAGTGAATCTGCACAGAAGGCTCTCAAG ATCATGCAACAGATGAGTGACCACCGCTACGACAAACTCACTGTGCCTGATGACACGGCCGCAAACTGCTTATATCTAAATATCCCCGATAAAGGCCACGTCTTGCTGCACCGAACCCCAGAAGAGTATCCAGAAAGtgcaaag GTTTATGAAAAGCTCAAGGACCATATGCTGATCCCCGTGAGCCATTCTGAAATGGAAAAGGTGGACGGGCTGCTAACCTGCTGCTCGATTTTAATTAACAAGAAAGTAGAGTCCTGA